One part of the Mariniblastus fucicola genome encodes these proteins:
- a CDS encoding arylsulfatase produces MINFQPHVWLVLFALTVPWATAELAHAQDEEPKKRPPNVIFILADDLGYGDLSCYGQEKFETPHIDSLARRGIKFTQHYSGSTVCAPSRCCLLTGFHTGHAVVRGNAEVKPEGQEPMPADTLTVAHLMKEAGYKTGVFGKWGLGAPGSASEPLKMGFDRFYGYNCQRIAHCYYPAFVWDNGERQLLIENAAQKNNVYAPKLIQEQALNFIRENKEEPFFLYYAAVQPHADMIAPPSYMKKHRGKYGPEKPHTAGHYHRQEDPHAAFGAMINVLDDYVGEINAELNMLGLADETLIIFTSDNGPHVEGGHDPEYFNSNGNLRGTKRDLYEGGTRVPMIACWPGKIKPDVESDHVSAFWDFLPTMAELTEQAPPVETDGISMLPTLLGQPGQGEHEYLYWEFAERKGRVAIRKGDWKGVRYNASIDPHSPLELYDLSTDPGEEINIANKHPEIVSELRNLVESARTTPDNPRFDYLRKRNR; encoded by the coding sequence ATGATCAACTTTCAACCTCACGTTTGGCTTGTTCTGTTTGCTTTGACCGTGCCTTGGGCAACAGCAGAATTGGCACATGCTCAGGATGAAGAACCAAAAAAACGTCCGCCAAACGTCATCTTCATCCTTGCAGATGACCTCGGATACGGAGACTTGAGTTGCTACGGCCAGGAAAAGTTTGAGACGCCACATATCGATTCGCTGGCTCGGCGCGGCATCAAGTTCACGCAGCACTATTCCGGCAGCACCGTTTGCGCTCCCTCCCGATGCTGTTTGCTGACAGGATTCCATACCGGCCACGCGGTCGTTCGCGGGAATGCAGAAGTGAAGCCGGAAGGCCAGGAACCGATGCCAGCCGACACACTGACGGTCGCTCACCTGATGAAAGAAGCCGGATACAAAACCGGTGTTTTTGGAAAATGGGGATTGGGCGCACCTGGTTCAGCCAGCGAACCTTTGAAGATGGGGTTTGACCGTTTCTACGGGTACAACTGCCAACGAATCGCGCACTGCTACTATCCGGCATTCGTGTGGGACAATGGCGAACGCCAGCTGTTGATTGAAAACGCCGCCCAGAAAAACAATGTTTATGCACCGAAGCTGATTCAGGAACAGGCATTGAACTTCATTCGTGAGAACAAGGAAGAGCCGTTCTTTCTCTACTACGCCGCAGTTCAGCCTCATGCCGACATGATCGCACCGCCGAGCTACATGAAAAAGCACCGCGGCAAGTATGGCCCGGAAAAACCGCACACGGCAGGGCACTACCATCGTCAGGAAGATCCTCACGCAGCGTTTGGAGCGATGATTAACGTACTTGATGATTACGTTGGTGAAATCAATGCCGAGCTGAACATGCTGGGTCTTGCGGACGAAACCCTGATCATTTTCACTTCCGATAACGGTCCGCATGTCGAAGGCGGGCACGATCCGGAGTACTTCAATTCCAACGGAAACCTGCGGGGAACCAAACGCGACCTCTACGAAGGCGGCACTCGCGTTCCGATGATCGCCTGCTGGCCCGGAAAGATTAAGCCCGATGTCGAGTCCGATCATGTTTCGGCGTTTTGGGACTTTCTGCCAACGATGGCGGAATTGACAGAGCAGGCGCCGCCAGTAGAAACGGATGGCATTTCGATGTTGCCCACGCTGCTTGGCCAACCGGGACAGGGAGAGCATGAGTATCTCTACTGGGAGTTCGCAGAGCGGAAAGGTCGCGTCGCGATCCGCAAGGGTGACTGGAAAGGCGTGCGATACAATGCTTCGATCGATCCGCACTCACCGCTGGAGTTGTACGACCTGTCGACTGATCCCGGCGAAGAGATCAACATTGCAAACAAGCATCCGGAGATTGTCAGCGAACTGCGAAATCTGGTAGAAAGCGCCCGGACGACTCCGGACAATCCAAGATTTGACTATCTGCGAAAACGAAACAGGTAA